The Neurospora crassa OR74A linkage group I, whole genome shotgun sequence genome segment TCTCCCAAggccatcctcatcaccaccttctcCCTTCTTATTGTCTACTAcatcacctcctccatcattgCCTGGTATCGCCTGCGTCACTTTGACGGCCCATGGCTCGGCAAGTTTTCGTACCTCTGGATCTTCAAGATCATCCACTCGGGCCAAATGGGTGAAGCAGCCCACGCCGCCCAAGACAAGTATGGCGGCGTCGAGCCCGGATATCCTTCCACCGTGCGCATTGGCCCCTCAgacctcatcaccaccgagcTCGACCTGATCCGGCGTATGTCTGGCGCGCGCTCTCGCTATACCCGCTCGGACTGGTACAAATTGAACCGCCTCGATCCCTATGACGATAACATGTTCAGCACCACTTCCACTACCTACCACGACAAGCTCAAGAGCAAAATGGCTCCCGGATACGCAGGCAGGGATAACACCGGCGTGGAAAAGGACATTGCCCATGTTATTAGCAAGCTGGTCGACAAGATCAGGACCAAATATGCGGCGCCCAAGGGGTCTACGTCACCAGCGGGAAGGGAGATGTTGGAGTTTGGCCAGATGGCGCAGTACTTCACGCTTGATGTCATTTGCAAGACGGCGTTCCAGGTCGAGTTTGACCATatcaccaaggaggaggacgtgTTTGGGTACATCTACATGGTTCACAATTTGGTCTATGGTAATGCCATGGGTGCGACGATTCCCATTATCGGGAAGGTTTTGAGTAATCCCCTGTTCTTGAAGATGTTTGGTCCGACGACGAAAGACCCGAGGGGAATGGGCTTGATTATGAAGTGGGTTGCTATCCTTGCTCGACTTGTTGGGAAGACAACTGACAGGAAACAGGGTCGCGAGAGAAATCGTCGCCAAACGCTTTGCTCCAGATGCCAAAGACCAGCAGGACATGCTCGTAagtcttttttcccctttccctcctctcccttccaCACTGACCATTTCCAAAACATCATCAGGGCTCCTTCATCCGCCGCGGCCTCACCCAACGTCAATGCGAGACCGAATCCATCTTCCAGATCCTCGCCGGCTCcgacaccaccgccaccggcATCCGCTCCGGCCTACTCTACCTCTGCTCCAACCCGCGCGCCTACACGCGTCTGCAGCGTGAAATCGACGAACGTATCGCGTCCGGTCTCATCTCTTCCCCATGCATCACCAATGCCGAATCCCTCGCCTTCCCCTATCTCCAAGCAGTAATCTACGAGTCCCTGCGCATGCGCCCTCCCTTCGATGGACTCCCCTTCAAGATCGTCCCGCCCGAGGGTGATTATACCCGCGATGGAAAATTCATCCCCGGTGGAACCAAGATTACGGCTACGTTTGGCGCGATGCAGAGGAACAAGGAGGTGTTTGGTGTTGACAGTGATATCTGGAGACCGGAGAggtggttggaggaggaggggtgtGATGCGGAACGCAGGAGGGAGATGAAGAGcgtggtggagatggtgttTGGGTATGGGAGGTGGCAGTGCGCGGGCAAGATGGTGGCCATGTTGGAGTTGAATAAGATTTTCTGCCAGGTATGTTTCTTTGCGTTTCTTTGCGTTTACTTTTCTTCTTGGGTTGCcgaaaagaaaggataaTCGTCTGGCAATGGAAAGAGTCGCGGGGTCCGCGAGAAAGGAGTAACAGGAATATTGCTAACAAAGCGCGCAAACAGCTCATGCGGAACTTTGACTTCCAGCTCGCCAATCCTACACAACCTTGGAAGAGCCGCAACTATCACATCTTTTTCCATGACGACTTTTATCTGACTGTTACGGACAGGCACAGCAAGACGGAGGACGAGAAGTCAAGCTAGGCGTCTATCGAGAGGTTTCAAATAAGCAAAATGACGAGTTGACTTCGACGTGCCTTTCACATATGTGCCACTTGAAGTTCACGGTATTGCTCTCCTTCAACTCTCCGCTAGGTCAATGGGCTGCCTCAAATGACAAAACACGTCGAGGATCTTGCTGTCATCTGCCATTGTCTGGTTAGGAGCACCTGCGCAGCTGGATCCACATCAACACCGATGTCATCTGTCCCTCACTGTTCGGCCTCCGAATGGGGACCTATGGCCATAGCTCCGCAAGCTCTCCTCAGCTTCCAGTTCCGTTCAAGTATGAGCCCTATGATCCTTCTACTAAACTCCGGTGCACAGCTGTTAGTGCTCACAGACCTCGTAACTCCCGCCCGAGTTCCCCCTCATATCCCCGTCTTCCCGACCCCTCAGGCAATGACGTCCAGTCTTCGTACATGCTTTCCAGACACCGCCGTCAAAATGACATCTTCAGTCCATGCTTCTCCCTCCACATTGACgtctctacctaggtatatgATGGCGaccgtctctctctcttataATTTATCCCGCCACAAATTGCGTGCTCTCTGTTTTCGTtcacctttcttctttccttagACTTTCGTCTAATGCATCATCAGTCTCATCAcgaacaccaacaacatcacgaACAACACCacgaacatcaacaacatcacgaACAGCACCACGAACAGCATCATCACAACATGCCGCAGCACGGAAAGAAGCAGGTGCACCAGGAAAACGTTGGTCACCAGCCGCACCACCTGAGGCATGAGGGCGAGCAGGAGCCCGGATACACCGATCTCGCTTTGGAGGAGGGTCATGATTTGATTTACcgcgccgaggaggaggctcaTGTATGTTGAccatccatcttccatcttcatTGCTGTCGGTTTCCTTTTCCGTTTACCCCTCCAAGCCCATTGTATCTCCAAGTTGATCGCCTTTGGATATATCTTGTGATGCAGGCGTCATTGCCCACCCACATATTGTCGTCTTcttactcttcctcttttctcctttcACCCTTTTTACCATCTCTCTTTCCACTCTTTATTTTTCTCCACCCTCTTATCCTACCCCTTTTCCTACCCCTTTTCCATTCACCACAttttctctccctctttctctttcttttctccttttctttccattaACTCTCTCCGCCCCCTTTTTTCCTTCGATACTCTCCTCCatttcccctttccttccaccgcttctttttttccacctccttcccaccttgcctctctctctctcgccctctttctctctccctctttctacCGCTCGCACAAACACCCCATTCccctcccatccccatctccATGAACAATACTaacccacccaccaccaaagaTGCACGACGACGAGAAAAACATGCCAAAATCCTCCGCCTCTCAGACAGGCACCAAGCAAGCCGGCGCCGGCATGATGACCAAAGACATGAAAGccaagatgatgatgcccgAGGGTTCAGCGACCTCGGAAAACATGCCGCAGGGCGGTTCCTCTAGTATGGGCATGGGCTCCTCTGGCATGGGTAGTGGTATGGGCAGTGGTATGGGTGGTACGggtcaacagcagcagcagcaacagcagcagcaatccagcggtagcggtagcagtggaggaggaatgggACATAAAATGacggaggagatgaagaagggaatggaaggcgtggggaagaagatggaggggatgaaggaggggatgaaggaggggatggggatgggaggtGGGTCGAAGAAGTGAAATGCAGAGGGTACTGGTGAAGTACCTGgaggggtggagggggaggatatGGAACGGCTAgaaaggggggaaggaaagggggaggaaggaaagggaggggataacgagggggaaagaggaaaagaggacgatgatgagaCAGATTGGGAGGGAGCCGGGTTGTGGGCTTTGGTGttgggtggtgggtgagTGATGGTCTGGCTACTTCCAAGGGGGAAAAGAATAGTAGAAGGTAAGAAAGAGGTCTGTATGGATAGTGTTTGTGTTGTATGAAAATGTCTTGAATATAAGTGTTCGATGGACTAAGATGTGAAAAAGGCTTTTGGAGGTTGTGATGTTCTCTCATATTGATTGTGGCCCAAGTGTCGACCTGAGTCTTATGACTGTGCCGGCCGGAAGTCCAAATAGTCCGGTCTTTCAGTGATGAAGTGAAGGGAAAGTGCACTTGTCAAAGGGCGATATACACGTTCTTCCCTGTCACATCTTTCCTGTCAAAAAATTATCGGGAGTATGCACGGCACGGAGCCCTGGCTTCCTTTTGATTCCAGCCACCGATCCATGAACGACAAAAGATGGAAACAACTATGCTAATTGATAGCAATTAGCTCAACTGCAACCGCCTCAAACCCAACATCTGGAAACAACAATGAAACCAGTGTTAACTTGGAAGTCTGATACGGTCTATTTCCGCAAACCTCTCCAAGACCGTGGACTCcgcaacaccaaccacaTAAATCGAAGTTGGTCCCGACTCCGCGGGCACCGGGCCGCTCGTAGTCCAGCTCATCTTATCGTCGCAGCGGGATCGGGATCGATGCTaccgctacctacctctacctgtaCAGTTGTATGCAACCCGTGAAGTGTCAATGTGACCCGCGAGCCTAGTGAAGCTCATGCACTGCTCAGGGGTAAATGACTACCTCACTTTCATCGAAGTCTTTGGGGTCTGCTTTATGTGAGGTGCTCCTTGCGGCTACGGGAGATATGGGCTGTAGTACTGCGTCGCTCGGTTTGAGATGAAGGTTGTACTCAGTAGACGCGCgcggttggtgatgttgtagGGCCGCGTCGTAACCTTGCGGTATCTCGGAAGAATGTGGTGTctggatacctctaggcgTGGTTTGGCATGCTGTAGTAAGTGATGACTACCCGGTAGGTTGTTGAAGAGTTCACTTTGTTTCTCATGGAAAACATCACCCTACAACGAGCAGACtgtccttcatctccttcttACCACCCCTTCTATTATTCTCCTCAGAAAGAACAGTCCAGAACTACGATTTCTCCAACTGGACTCCATCTTCGACACCGCCGGACTCGAAGTCTTCGCTATCCGTCCACCTAGCCCCGTGTATTGTtccgccatctccaactTCTCACCGTCTTGTCATCGCCATGCCCCCCCCTGAAACCTGCATGAACCTTGTGGTACGTAACTCTACCTGAGATACGGTGGTACTTCTACCTAGGGGTCTCCATCTGGGACCAACCAGGATGCATTTAACCGGTTCATTCCCCCGAGTTTCCGATGGATCTAGTCTGCTCTAGCCCATTCATGGGCCGAAATTTCGTGCACCCTTAATATGATGGCTCGTATCAGTGCCCAGAGGGCCGGGTCCCTGGGGCGGCGTACAGTAGACGCTCTCTGATGTCCACTGTCCAGTGACTCGTGTGCGATatcaggtagaggtaggtagggtacaTTCTAGTCAGTCCCACGCCCTTTGGTACCTAGGTTGTCAGGCTTCCCGGCTCTGAGGTCAAGGTTTTCTTGAAATATAGTCTCTTGCGCTGACTCCAAGTGTCAGTCCCAAGCAGTTCTCGCTGCATTGAGGTAGACTTGAAGTGTGCTAACAGTCCTCCACGGTGCCCTTTCTCATTCATCCAAGCACCGATACCTCACCCTCACTTTGGCGCCCTTGACGTCTGGTGATTGGGAATGTGGGTTTTGATGACCGTTGGCAACAGTGTACTCTACCCTCGCCACTCGAAAACCCTGAACGGATCAGTGTCCAATCTGGACGTTCTCGCCTGACCAAGCGAGCAGTCTCGTCCGGTTCACTTAGCTCTAGATTAATCCCATTCAGTCTAGGTCAGTCTGAGAGACTGAGACTCTGACGATGAATCTGGTGACGGATAAAGGGGGGCAAACTTTGCCTTATTGCGGGGGAGATGAACTTGCCGTTGAGCCCAGAACTACGACTATCGATCTGGGATTGGAGATCTGAAGTGATTGATAGGTAGATAGATACCTCCAAGTTGGCAGCGGTCAGGAGTGGCGGAAGGGAAATGGGCAGTCAGTGAAGTGGCAAGTGGGTTCAACATCTGTCGGCAAGTGGCCCTTAGACCTggctcctctcctctcctcctgtCGTGCATTCTGGGCACTCTGTATTCGCCATCCATGGTGCCTGGAGTCCTGAAAGTGTGTGGCCTCAGCAGCAAGCGGTTTCGATGGTAGTATCTGTCTCTGTTACCAGCAATGAGCGGGGCATGTAGTGTTGATCGATAAGTCCTCCTTCCATCGTCGCTTCTTCATCACCCATTTGTTGAAAAAGAAGCAGTCATCCGAGAAATGAGGGAGTGAACTGAGGTGCTTGCTTCCCTACCTCCACGATAGCACAATCGTTCCTCCCCTTCGCCTAAAATCTAATGCGATGGGGTTTCTTCCAACCAGACGACCAgaactaggtaggtagcgagTGTCTTGCCCAAGCTGCCTCCGTTCAGATGGGCTCCTTTCCAAGGTCTAtcatccctcctccccttgaTTCCCACGCCGCCAACGCAACTGCTACAACCTGTTCCTCACGTAGTACCGGTAACTCTCCATTTTCCCCATCTCTCCACGTTCCCCATGCGCAACTCACTCCGCGTGCTTCACATTTTCATCCCCCTCACTTTACTCTCCCCATCCACGCTCCCCAACTAGGTACTTTTTGCCATTCATCCAGCAAGCCAAGTATCCATGTCCCCATGTCCCCATGTCCCCATGTGCTTGTGTCCGAGACCTTCCAGTCGATGTTTCCTCAGACATACAGACGGACGGGTACCTACAGGTAAgcaagtacctacctacctatacaaCACTACATACCTAGCCTAGGTATCCTTctagcctacctacctagtgtagaACTTACCCGGAATCCAAGACTCATCCCAGAGCCAGCCAAGACTGGATGTCGTAGATCCGGCTAAATACAGCGAACATTTCTCTGCA includes the following:
- a CDS encoding cytochrome P450 monooxygenase, with amino-acid sequence MASLGGFFDPSRLTTASPKAILITTFSLLIVYYITSSIIAWYRLRHFDGPWLGKFSYLWIFKIIHSGQMGEAAHAAQDKYGGVEPGYPSTVRIGPSDLITTELDLIRRMSGARSRYTRSDWYKLNRLDPYDDNMFSTTSTTYHDKLKSKMAPGYAGRDNTGVEKDIAHVISKLVDKIRTKYAAPKGSTSPAGREMLEFGQMAQYFTLDVICKTAFQVEFDHITKEEDVFGYIYMVHNLVYGNAMGATIPIIGKVLSNPLFLKMFGPTTKDPRGMGLIMKVAREIVAKRFAPDAKDQQDMLGSFIRRGLTQRQCETESIFQILAGSDTTATGIRSGLLYLCSNPRAYTRLQREIDERIASGLISSPCITNAESLAFPYLQAVIYESLRMRPPFDGLPFKIVPPEGDYTRDGKFIPGGTKITATFGAMQRNKEVFGVDSDIWRPERWLEEEGCDAERRREMKSVVEMVFGYGRWQCAGKMVAMLELNKIFCQLMRNFDFQLANPTQPWKSRNYHIFFHDDFYLTVTDRHSKTEDEKSS